The segment TGCCACCCTCGACTTCGCCATCAAATCGCACCCAAACGTAGGAGTGCAGATCAATTTGGTTCTGTTCGTAAGCTGTGATCGCATCGTCGAGATTCGCAAAGTAGCGTCCTTCGCCCTTTGTCGCTTCTGGATTTTCTGCGGTCAAGTAGTAGCAGCCTAAGACCATATCTTGGCTAGGCGTAATGATCGGGCGACCGGTTGCAGGCGAAAGAATGTTATTCGATGCCAGCATTAAGAGGCGCGCTTCTGCCTGAGCTTCGAGCGAGAGCGGCACGTGAACCGCCATTTGGTCACCGTCAAAGTCAGCGTTAAAGGCTGGACAGACAAGCGGGTGCAGTTGAATGGCACGACCATCGACGAGGATGGGTTCAAAGGCTTGAATCCCCAGACGGTGCAGCGTCGGGGCGCGGTTCAGGAAGACAGGGTGTCCTTCGATCACCTCTTCTAGAACGTCCCAAACGGTCGGATCGTTACGCTGAATCAGTTTCTTCGCGGCTTTGATGTTGTTGACTAAGCCTTGACGAATTAGGCGATGAATCACAAACGGTTGGAAAAGCTCGATCGCCATTTCTCGCGGCAGTCCACACTGATGAATTTTCAGCTTTGGCCCAACTACGATTACAGAACGACCGGAGTAGTCAACCCGTTTACCGAGCAAGTTCTGACGGAATCGACCTTGTTTCCCTTCGATAATGTCGGAGAGCGATTTCAACGGACGGTTGTTTGCCCCGACGACCGTTCGACCCCGACGACCGTTATCGATCAATGCGTCTACTGCTTCTTGCAACATCCGCTTTTCATTCCGCACGATAATTTCAGGAGCGAGAATTTCTTGCAGACGAGCCAGACGATTGTTGCGGTTGATCACGCGACGATACAAATCGTTCAAGTCGGAAGTCGCAAACCGTCCACCATCGAGTTGCACCATCGGGCGCAAGTCCGGTGGAATCACCGGAATGACATCTAACACCATCCACTCAGGCAATGAGCCTGTCGCGATGAAGTTATCTAAGACGCGCAGACGTTTGATCAATTTGGCGCGTTTCTGACCTTTGGAAACTGCGATTTCTTCGCGCAGTCTTTCAGCTTCTTCGTCCAAGTTGATGTCTTGCAGCAGTTGCTTCAGTGCTTCCGCCCCGATGCCAACTTCGATTCCGCTCAGCTGAGAATCTTCGCTGTAGAGTTCATCTTCGATCTCAATCCACTGATCTTCGGTCAGCAATTGCTTGTAGGTCAGATTGTCAGCATTACCAGGATTGAGAACAACGTAAGCGTTGAAGTAAACAATTTGCTCAACATCGCGCAGTGGCATATCGAGCAAGATCGCCATGTAGCTTGGAATCCCTTTGAGGTACCAGACGTGAGCGACAGGAGCCGCCAGTTTGATATACCCCATCCGGTGACGACGAACGCGCGACTCGGTTACTTCGACTCCGCAACGCTCACAGACAATTCCCCGGTGGCGAACCCGCTTGTATTTGCCACAATGGCATTCCCAATCTTTTGCAGGCCCAAAAATCCGCTCACAAAACAAGCCGTCCATTTCAGGCTTGAGTGTACGGTAGTTGATGGTTTCTGGCTTCGTGACTTCTCCAACGACTTGCCCATTCGGTAAAGTCCGTTCTCCCCATTGGCGAATGCGTTCCGGAGATGCCAGACCGATTTTCACATAGTCAAACCGCTGTTCTATCTTTGGCATCGTGTTGTCCTTGAGTTGGTGTAGCGACAAAAATGTGTGAGGGGTACGAAGCAGAACGCTGTGAAGGCGACATCTTGCCTGGATAAGGATAGATGCTAATTTACAGCGTTCTAACTTCTAGGCTTAATCGTCGTCCTCTTCCAGCGATTCACGCGAAATCGACTCATAAGTTGGACGCGACGGCGCGCGACGGCTATTGACATCCGCCATTAAATCAACTTCCATATCTCGGCTGCTTCCATCGTCTTTGGTCTCAACCTTGTGGACTGCCACATCAAGACAGAGAGATTGCAACTCGCGCATCAAGACCTTAAAGGATTCCGGTGTTCCAGGTCGCGGAATGGCTTTACCTTTAACGATCGCATTGAGCGCTTCATTTCGCCCTTGCATGTCGTCGGATTTCACCGTCAGCAATTCTTGCAGGGTGTAAGCAGCTCCAAATGCTTCGAGCGCCCACACTTCCATTTCTCCGAATCGCTGTCCACCCTGCTGCGCTTTTCCACCCAACGGTTGCTGAGTAACGAGCGAGTACGGACCAGTCGATCGCGCGTGGATCTTGTCGTCAACCAAGTGAACCAGTTTCAGCATGTAAGCTTTACCGATTGTGATCGGTCGATCGAAGGCTTCACCCGTTCGTCCGTCATAGACCTGAATCTTACCTGGATCGTCTGGATTGTAGAGCCAGTAACCATCTGCGGTGGCTTTGATCCGCGTGTCCTGAGCTTCCTGCAATTTGCCATGCACCGATTCACGCGATTTTTCTTCGCCGTGCATTTCATCAAATGGCACGATTTTGAATCGAGCTTCCAGACATTGAGCTGCCCAGCCTAAGAGACATTCATAGACCTGACCCACGTTCATCCGGCTCGGTACACCGAGTGGATTCAGAACGATGTCAACGGGTGTGCCATCGGGAAGATAGGGCATATCTTCGATCGGTAAAATCCGCGAAATAATCCCTTTATTTCCATGTCTCCCCGCCATTTTGTCGCCGACTTGGATCTTCCGTTTCTGAGCGACATAAACACGAACAACCATGTTTGCACCCGGCGGCAATTCGTCTCCTTGCTCACGAGTAAACACCCGCACGTCAACGATCCGACCTTTCTCACCGTTTGGTACACGCAAAGAGTTGTCTCTTACATCGCGCGCCTTTTCACCGAAGATCGCTCTCAGGAGTTTTTCTTCAGGAGGCTGATCAGATTCCCCTTTCG is part of the Leptolyngbya boryana PCC 6306 genome and harbors:
- a CDS encoding DNA-directed RNA polymerase subunit gamma; its protein translation is MPKIEQRFDYVKIGLASPERIRQWGERTLPNGQVVGEVTKPETINYRTLKPEMDGLFCERIFGPAKDWECHCGKYKRVRHRGIVCERCGVEVTESRVRRHRMGYIKLAAPVAHVWYLKGIPSYMAILLDMPLRDVEQIVYFNAYVVLNPGNADNLTYKQLLTEDQWIEIEDELYSEDSQLSGIEVGIGAEALKQLLQDINLDEEAERLREEIAVSKGQKRAKLIKRLRVLDNFIATGSLPEWMVLDVIPVIPPDLRPMVQLDGGRFATSDLNDLYRRVINRNNRLARLQEILAPEIIVRNEKRMLQEAVDALIDNGRRGRTVVGANNRPLKSLSDIIEGKQGRFRQNLLGKRVDYSGRSVIVVGPKLKIHQCGLPREMAIELFQPFVIHRLIRQGLVNNIKAAKKLIQRNDPTVWDVLEEVIEGHPVFLNRAPTLHRLGIQAFEPILVDGRAIQLHPLVCPAFNADFDGDQMAVHVPLSLEAQAEARLLMLASNNILSPATGRPIITPSQDMVLGCYYLTAENPEATKGEGRYFANLDDAITAYEQNQIDLHSYVWVRFDGEVEGGNGDLIEQQEAEGIVTKIYESCRRREDADGNLISQYIKTTAGRIIYNKTVFDALVS